The genomic stretch GAAGAACATCTCGACTATGTCATTATTGACACGGCCGGTCGCTTGCATATTGATGAAAATCTAATGCAGGAGCTAAAAGATGTTAAAGAAGCTGTTACGCCTGATGAAATCTTCCTAGTGGTTGATTCCATGACAGGACAAGACGCTGTGAATGTAGCTGAAAGCTTTAATGATGCCCTTGATATTACAGGTGTTGTTCTAACAAAGCTTGATGGTGACACGCGCGGTGGTGCTGCACTGTCGATCAAGTCTGTAACAGATAAACCGATCAAGTTCGCAGGTATGGGTGAAAAACTTGATGCACTAGAACCGTTTCATCCCGAGAGAATGGCTTCGCGAATTCTCGGCATGGGTGACGTGCTAACGCTCATTGAAAAAGCCCAGACTTCTGTTGATGAAGACAAAGCGAAAGAGCTTGAGAAAAAGATGCGAACGATGAGTTTTACGTTTGATGATTTCCTTGATCAACTTGGTCAGGTTCGAAGCATGGGACCGCTTGATGAATTGATGGACATGATTCCTGGTATGAATAAAAAAGCCATGAAAAATGTAAGTGTTGATGAAAAACAGATTTGCCGGGTTGAGGCCATTATTCAGTCAATGACAACACGTGAAAAAGAAGAGCCAGATATTATCAATGCGAGTCGCAAAAAGCGAATTGCCGTCGGTAGTGGTACGTCTGTTCAAGATGTCAATCGTCTCTTGAAGCAATTTGATGAGATGAAGAAGATGATGAAGCAGATGACCAATATGTCTAAAGGCGGTAAGAAAAAAGGCAAGGGCATGAATTTCCCATTCATGCAATAAAAATGAAGTAAATTTTCTCTTTACAAGAGTATAAATTTATGATATTATATTGATTTATGTGAACATTTTTTGGAGGTGAAAGACATGGCAGTTAAAATTCGTTTAAAGCGTATGGGTGCTAAAAGAGCTCCTTACTATCGCGTAGTTGTTGCTGATTCACGTGCACCACGTGACGGACGCTTCATCGAGGAAATCGGAACTTACAATCCGGTTGCTAATCCAGTTGAAGTGAAAATCAACGAAGAGAAAGCTCTTGATTGGATGCTTAAAGGCGCTAAGCCTTCTGATACAGTACGTAACCTATTCTCCACTGCAGGACTTATGGAGAAGCTTCACAACGCAAAAAACACAAAGTAATTTAACACCTTAGAGGAGGCTTTCTTGAAAGCCTCCTTTGGTGTATCCTGGTCCATCATTTCGAAAAAGGTGGGAGACGTTCATGGAAGCCCTGGTTGAAACAATTGTAAAAGCTCTTGTCGATCATCCTGATGATGTTCGAGTTGAAAAAGAAGCAACAAACAGTCTGGACATCTACAAGCTTTACGTTCATGCC from Bacillus sp. Cs-700 encodes the following:
- the ffh gene encoding signal recognition particle protein, producing MAFEGLADRLQDTLQKIRGKGKVTEADVKEMMREVRLALLEADVNFKVVKQFINKVKERAVGQEVMKSLTPGQQVIKVVNEELTALMGGEQSKIAVSNRPPTVIMMAGLQGAGKTTTVGKLANHLRKNHNRKPLLVAADIYRPAAINQLETLGKQLSMPVFSMGDQVSPVEIATKAIEKAKEEHLDYVIIDTAGRLHIDENLMQELKDVKEAVTPDEIFLVVDSMTGQDAVNVAESFNDALDITGVVLTKLDGDTRGGAALSIKSVTDKPIKFAGMGEKLDALEPFHPERMASRILGMGDVLTLIEKAQTSVDEDKAKELEKKMRTMSFTFDDFLDQLGQVRSMGPLDELMDMIPGMNKKAMKNVSVDEKQICRVEAIIQSMTTREKEEPDIINASRKKRIAVGSGTSVQDVNRLLKQFDEMKKMMKQMTNMSKGGKKKGKGMNFPFMQ
- the rpsP gene encoding 30S ribosomal protein S16, giving the protein MAVKIRLKRMGAKRAPYYRVVVADSRAPRDGRFIEEIGTYNPVANPVEVKINEEKALDWMLKGAKPSDTVRNLFSTAGLMEKLHNAKNTK
- a CDS encoding KH domain-containing protein, with amino-acid sequence MEALVETIVKALVDHPDDVRVEKEATNSLDIYKLYVHADDTGKVIGKQGKVAKSIRTVMNAAAVQSSKRVQLEIL